A genomic segment from Marinobacter bohaiensis encodes:
- the trkA gene encoding Trk system potassium transporter TrkA gives MKIIILGAGQVGGTLAENLANEANDITVIDSDSSRLRELQDRLDIRTVQGRGSYPSVLRQAGAEDADMLIAVTNSDETNMVACQVAYSLFKTPTKISRVRANAYLARKELFSTDGFPIDVLISPEQVVTRHITRLIEYPGALQVLEFSKGLARLVAIQATKGGPLVGHELSHLRTHMPKIDTRVAAIFRKDRPIIPQGDTVIEDGDEVFFIAGTDHIRSVMSELQPLEKPYKRIFICGGGNIGQRLAHNLENRYQVKLIERNRDRCVMLSENLRKTIVLQGNAANKDLLLEENIESTDVFCAVTNDDEANIMASLLAKRLGVRKVLTLINNPDYVDLIQGGEIDVAISPQQTTIGSLLTHVRRGDVVNVHSLRRGAAEAIEAIAHGDHRSSKVVGKRLDEIPLPEGTTIGAIVRHNEVLIAHDHLRVQPDDHVILFLVDKSRIRDVERLFQVGLTFF, from the coding sequence ATGAAAATCATCATCCTGGGCGCCGGCCAGGTCGGCGGCACCCTCGCCGAGAACCTGGCCAACGAAGCCAACGACATCACCGTCATCGACAGTGACAGCAGCCGGCTGCGCGAGCTCCAGGACCGGCTCGATATCCGCACCGTGCAGGGCCGCGGGTCCTATCCGAGCGTGCTGCGCCAGGCCGGCGCCGAGGACGCGGACATGCTGATCGCGGTCACCAACAGCGACGAGACCAACATGGTCGCCTGTCAGGTGGCCTACTCGCTGTTCAAGACGCCGACCAAGATCAGCCGGGTGCGGGCCAACGCCTACCTAGCGCGCAAAGAGCTGTTCAGCACCGACGGCTTCCCCATCGACGTGCTGATCAGCCCCGAGCAGGTGGTCACCCGCCACATCACGCGGCTGATCGAGTACCCCGGCGCGCTGCAGGTGCTGGAGTTCTCCAAGGGGCTGGCGCGACTCGTCGCCATCCAGGCGACCAAGGGCGGCCCGCTGGTGGGCCACGAGCTGTCTCACCTGCGCACCCACATGCCCAAGATCGATACCCGGGTAGCGGCGATTTTCCGCAAGGACCGCCCCATCATCCCGCAGGGGGACACGGTGATCGAAGACGGCGACGAGGTCTTCTTCATCGCCGGCACCGACCACATCCGCTCAGTGATGAGCGAGCTGCAACCGCTGGAAAAACCCTACAAGCGCATCTTCATCTGCGGCGGCGGTAATATCGGCCAGCGCCTGGCGCACAACCTGGAAAACCGCTACCAGGTGAAGCTGATCGAGCGCAACCGGGACCGCTGCGTGATGCTGTCGGAAAACCTGCGCAAAACCATCGTGTTGCAGGGCAATGCCGCCAACAAAGACCTGCTGCTGGAAGAGAACATCGAGAGCACCGACGTCTTCTGCGCCGTCACCAACGACGACGAGGCCAACATCATGGCGTCGCTGCTGGCCAAGCGGCTGGGGGTGCGCAAGGTGCTGACGCTGATCAACAACCCGGACTACGTGGACCTGATCCAGGGCGGCGAGATCGATGTGGCCATCTCGCCCCAGCAGACCACCATCGGCAGCCTGCTGACCCACGTGCGCCGGGGTGATGTCGTAAACGTTCACTCACTGCGCCGGGGCGCTGCCGAGGCGATTGAGGCCATCGCCCACGGCGACCACCGGTCGTCCAAGGTGGTGGGCAAGCGGCTGGATGAGATCCCGCTGCCGGAAGGCACCACCATCGGCGCCATCGTGCGCCATAACGAGGTTTTGATTGCTCACGACCACCTGCGCGTCCAGCCTGACGATCACGTGATCCTGTTCCTTGTGGACAAGTCCCGGATCCGCGACGTCGAGCGCCTGTTCCAGGTTGGTCTGACCTTCTTCTGA